One Rossellomorea aquimaris DNA window includes the following coding sequences:
- a CDS encoding LysR family transcriptional regulator → MDIRHLKYFIEVTRFKSFTRAADHLFVTQPTISKMIRNLEDELGVELFHRSRKQLVLTDAGRAILKQAQTIDKAFENVQHELDDLIGLQRGHIRIGLPPIMDAGQFIKVLGEFHALYPGITFQLIENGTKRIEEDILTDQLDVGVGVLPAAEEDFHHFSFMKEELRIVVPRTHRLAGRKQVKLLELEGEQLILFNKDFALNDRIRGACKEAGFLPKVVSESSQWDFIGKMIEAELGISILPNSVYEQLKEDLVAIRVVKPVIEWDLAIIWRKNQYLSYATNEWLTFTQERLMGSISD, encoded by the coding sequence GTGGACATCAGGCACTTAAAATATTTTATTGAAGTAACGAGATTCAAGAGCTTCACCCGTGCGGCGGATCATTTGTTTGTGACCCAGCCGACCATCAGTAAGATGATCAGGAACTTAGAGGATGAGCTTGGGGTGGAGCTGTTCCACCGTTCCCGGAAGCAGCTCGTGCTGACGGATGCGGGACGGGCGATTTTGAAGCAGGCGCAGACAATCGATAAGGCATTCGAGAATGTCCAGCATGAACTCGATGATCTGATCGGCCTGCAGCGGGGGCATATCCGCATCGGACTGCCGCCGATCATGGACGCGGGTCAGTTCATCAAGGTGCTGGGGGAGTTCCACGCCCTCTACCCCGGTATCACTTTCCAGCTGATCGAGAATGGGACGAAGCGGATTGAAGAAGATATTCTCACAGATCAGCTCGATGTGGGGGTGGGTGTCCTGCCTGCTGCAGAGGAGGATTTTCACCATTTTTCTTTTATGAAAGAGGAACTTCGGATCGTGGTGCCAAGGACACATCGATTGGCCGGCAGAAAGCAGGTTAAATTGTTAGAGCTTGAAGGAGAACAGCTCATTCTCTTTAATAAGGACTTTGCGTTGAATGACAGGATCCGAGGGGCTTGCAAAGAAGCAGGTTTTCTTCCGAAAGTGGTGTCTGAAAGTTCTCAATGGGACTTCATCGGGAAGATGATCGAAGCGGAACTCGGGATTTCGATCCTGCCGAACAGCGTGTATGAGCAGCTGAAGGAAGATCTCGTCGCTATCCGCGTCGTAAAGCCCGTCATCGAATGGGACCTTGCCATTATTTGGAGGAAAAATCAATACTTATCGTATGCCACAAATGAGTGGCTGACCTTTACCCAGGAACGATTGATGGGGAGCATTTCTGACTAA
- a CDS encoding acyl-CoA thioesterase, with the protein MAKTKHPKESLVVSTDQVMINDLNNYNTLFGGVLMKKLDNNATLSARRHARVKECVTASTDSIDFLYPIHQSDSVCVESFVSYVGNKSMEIFCKVIAEDMITGERRMAATAFLTFVALDENKNPVKVAEIVPETEEEKFLFESGKERAERRRVRRKQSKILNDIIGLEKPWNLGGEAS; encoded by the coding sequence ATGGCAAAAACGAAGCATCCGAAAGAGAGTCTGGTCGTCAGCACGGACCAGGTGATGATCAATGATTTAAACAACTACAACACCCTGTTCGGCGGGGTGTTGATGAAGAAGCTCGATAACAATGCGACGTTATCCGCGAGACGTCATGCCCGGGTGAAGGAATGTGTGACGGCATCAACGGATTCCATCGACTTCCTCTATCCGATCCATCAAAGTGATTCCGTGTGCGTCGAATCCTTCGTCTCGTATGTCGGAAATAAATCAATGGAAATCTTCTGCAAAGTGATTGCCGAAGATATGATCACGGGAGAAAGACGAATGGCGGCAACAGCCTTCTTAACTTTCGTCGCCCTCGATGAAAATAAAAATCCCGTCAAGGTGGCGGAAATCGTCCCGGAAACAGAAGAGGAGAAATTTTTGTTCGAATCAGGAAAAGAACGGGCAGAAAGAAGACGGGTCCGCCGCAAGCAGAGTAAAATCCTGAATGACATCATTGGACTAGAAAAACCTTGGAACTTGGGAGGGGAAGCATCATGA
- a CDS encoding phosphatase, which produces MKQLLIGLTCLLVSAILYGSALITAAIYSRMLGETDGLGWDSRYGIYGTAIRDVGAFPLVMAVLTAITGITLIVVSIRKNIQVGKN; this is translated from the coding sequence ATGAAACAATTACTGATTGGATTGACTTGCTTATTGGTAAGTGCCATTCTATATGGTTCCGCGCTTATAACGGCAGCCATCTATTCCCGCATGTTGGGTGAAACGGATGGCCTCGGGTGGGACAGTAGATACGGAATATATGGGACGGCAATACGGGACGTGGGAGCATTCCCCCTTGTAATGGCGGTTTTAACAGCGATTACCGGCATTACGTTGATCGTAGTATCTATCAGGAAAAATATTCAAGTAGGCAAAAATTGA